In Tepidimonas taiwanensis, the following are encoded in one genomic region:
- a CDS encoding HDOD domain-containing protein — protein sequence MGLRALDHIACTYEPVWGAQRRIVAVRLRVRVLEEAADVPRLLLALEDWWYAGSPILIVAFQHERHLRQALAATAPDYLWLELPPAAALPSSDWAHPVSLARRHGHRLVQRVPSRVTRRGLPQPSAEWRYLLDVGTPATRAAAPIEGDDMGPQALCAGLTTLASAREWLDHRRGWGVVGWPAADVWAQRSPVQRGPDKATLLRVQQALMHDTPLERVVTLIHSDVALTYRLLRLLHSDAVAARRPMPTIREAMRALGERRFRDLLLRLMPAAVADPDLLPLRSALVLRAQCMQWLMDAGPQQSLATEIYLTGLFSGLTDWWPGSMASLLAPLPLSDAMVEALVNGQGPYAPYLHIARRLEDPAALDTLPDACAEAGFSLQSVNTALLRTLARAAA from the coding sequence ATGGGACTGCGTGCACTCGACCACATTGCCTGCACCTACGAGCCCGTGTGGGGGGCGCAGCGCCGCATCGTTGCGGTGCGGCTGCGGGTGCGTGTGCTGGAAGAGGCGGCGGACGTGCCGCGCCTGCTGCTGGCGCTGGAAGACTGGTGGTACGCCGGCTCGCCGATCCTGATCGTTGCCTTCCAGCACGAGCGGCACCTGCGGCAGGCACTGGCCGCCACGGCGCCGGACTATCTGTGGCTGGAGCTGCCGCCGGCGGCGGCGCTTCCCAGCAGCGACTGGGCGCATCCCGTCTCGCTGGCCCGGCGACACGGACACCGCCTCGTGCAGCGTGTGCCGAGTCGCGTGACGCGCCGCGGACTGCCGCAGCCCAGCGCGGAATGGCGGTACCTGCTCGACGTGGGCACGCCAGCGACCCGGGCGGCCGCGCCCATCGAGGGCGACGACATGGGGCCGCAGGCGCTGTGCGCCGGCCTCACGACCCTGGCGTCGGCGCGGGAGTGGCTGGACCATCGCCGGGGTTGGGGCGTCGTCGGCTGGCCCGCGGCAGACGTGTGGGCCCAGCGCAGCCCAGTGCAACGCGGCCCGGACAAGGCCACGCTGCTGCGTGTCCAACAGGCTCTGATGCACGACACGCCGCTGGAACGCGTCGTCACGCTCATCCACAGCGACGTGGCGTTGACGTACCGGCTGCTGCGACTCCTCCACAGCGATGCGGTGGCCGCCCGCCGGCCCATGCCGACGATCCGCGAGGCCATGCGGGCGCTGGGCGAGCGGCGTTTTCGGGATCTGTTGCTGCGGCTGATGCCCGCCGCCGTCGCCGACCCCGACCTCCTGCCGCTGCGCAGCGCCTTGGTGCTGCGGGCGCAGTGCATGCAGTGGCTGATGGACGCCGGACCGCAGCAATCGCTGGCCACAGAGATCTACCTGACGGGGTTGTTCTCCGGGTTGACGGACTGGTGGCCGGGTTCGATGGCGAGCCTCCTGGCGCCGCTGCCACTGTCCGACGCCATGGTCGAAGCGCTGGTGAACGGACAGGGGCCCTACGCGCCGTACCTGCACATCGCGCGGCGGCTGGAGGACCCGGCGGCGCTCGACACCCTCCCCGACGCGTGCGCGGAGGCGGGGTTTTCGCTGCAGTCGGTCAACACGGCGTTGCTGCGGACGTTGGCGCGGGCCGCGGCGTGA
- the flgL gene encoding flagellar hook-associated protein FlgL — translation MTLYRVATANSYDTTIQRLQQRQAELAEQQDKLSSGKRVRRVSDDPAAAALAERERAREHRVQADQRALEAARRNLQLAESTLADIGDLYHRAKELIVQGGNGSLNPSDRATIAQELEGIRERILALANTKDTLGRPLFMGLGLASGTQSFQENLVTAAATTYGPDGRVVQENGLRGQAAATETGLPSQIDGYPVFSGRLAATASAIVSVNAGNSGTAVALDARVQNAAGLNTTQVFTLDDSTPNVGSYTLTYTAGVWTVNGTDKSGAAFGPVTATVTTVDGVTQLDFEGLRVRIQGTPANGDAFTVTPTVDVDVWESFDRAIGALKSENGHDLNQELAVVNLHLEKRLDRLLSARGQLGDWLNRADQMDAAFQARKDYHVQQQSDLTDLDMVEAISRFQTQQLGYQAALSSYAQVQRLSLFQYLA, via the coding sequence ATGACCCTCTACCGTGTCGCCACCGCCAACAGCTACGACACCACCATTCAACGCTTGCAGCAGCGGCAAGCCGAGCTGGCCGAGCAGCAGGACAAGCTCTCCTCCGGCAAGCGCGTGCGGCGTGTCAGCGACGATCCGGCCGCGGCGGCACTGGCCGAGCGCGAGCGCGCGCGCGAGCACCGCGTGCAGGCCGACCAGCGCGCGCTGGAGGCAGCGCGCCGCAACCTGCAGCTGGCGGAGAGCACGCTGGCCGACATCGGCGACCTCTATCACCGTGCCAAAGAGCTGATCGTGCAGGGGGGCAACGGGTCGCTCAACCCCAGCGACCGCGCCACCATCGCGCAGGAGCTCGAGGGCATCCGAGAGCGCATTCTGGCACTGGCCAACACCAAGGACACGCTCGGACGGCCGCTGTTCATGGGCTTGGGGTTGGCCAGCGGCACGCAGTCGTTCCAGGAAAACCTGGTTACTGCGGCCGCTACCACTTATGGACCCGATGGTCGGGTGGTGCAAGAAAATGGCTTGCGTGGGCAAGCGGCGGCGACCGAAACGGGGTTGCCCAGCCAAATCGATGGTTACCCGGTGTTTTCGGGGCGGCTTGCGGCCACGGCCTCAGCCATTGTGTCGGTCAACGCCGGCAACAGCGGCACGGCCGTGGCGCTCGACGCCCGTGTGCAGAACGCCGCCGGGCTCAATACCACCCAAGTGTTCACACTGGATGACAGCACGCCCAACGTCGGCAGCTACACCCTGACCTACACAGCCGGTGTGTGGACCGTCAATGGAACCGACAAGTCGGGTGCGGCGTTCGGTCCCGTCACGGCCACGGTCACCACCGTCGATGGCGTGACGCAACTCGATTTCGAGGGATTGCGGGTGCGCATCCAAGGCACGCCTGCCAACGGGGATGCCTTTACCGTCACGCCCACCGTCGATGTGGACGTGTGGGAGTCCTTCGACCGCGCCATCGGGGCGCTCAAGAGCGAAAATGGCCATGACCTGAACCAGGAACTGGCTGTCGTCAACCTGCACCTGGAAAAACGCCTCGACAGATTGCTCTCGGCTCGCGGTCAGTTGGGTGACTGGCTCAACCGTGCGGATCAGATGGACGCAGCCTTCCAGGCACGCAAGGACTATCACGTGCAGCAACAGTCCGACCTTACCGACCTCGACATGGTCGAGGCGATTTCGCGCTTCCAAACCCAACAGCTGGGTTACCAAGCCGCGCTGTCGTCCTACGCGCAGGTACAGCGCCTGTCGCTGTTCCAGTATCTGGCCTGA
- a CDS encoding acyl-CoA dehydrogenase family protein, producing the protein MDLRFSAEELAFRDEVRAFLRERLPPELAAKVQQGLRLTRDDMARWHAILHEQGWLASHWPREWGGPGWGPVQRFIFEYECALAGAPRIVPFGVHMLGPVLIRYGTEAQKRHWLPRILDGRDWWCQGYSEPGAGSDLASLTTTAVRDGDHYVVNGQKTWTTLGHYANRMFALVRTDRDAKPQEGISFLLIDLDSPGVEVRPIITLDGEHEVNEVFLTSVRVPLDRLVGQENQGWTIAKYLLTYERTNIAGVGFSVAGLERLKVVARRVHKGGRPLIEDPLFAARLARVEIALENLKTTNLRVLASVAGGGAPGAESSLLKVLGTQIRQEILSLTRRAMGPYALPWIEEALTLERADAAVGPPGAASAAAQYFNYRKLSIFGGSNEIQKNIIAKAVLGL; encoded by the coding sequence ATGGATTTGCGTTTCAGCGCCGAGGAATTGGCGTTTCGGGACGAGGTGCGCGCCTTCCTGCGCGAGCGGCTGCCACCCGAACTGGCGGCCAAGGTGCAGCAGGGACTGCGGCTGACGCGCGACGACATGGCGCGCTGGCACGCCATCCTGCATGAGCAGGGGTGGCTCGCCAGCCACTGGCCGCGGGAATGGGGCGGCCCCGGATGGGGGCCGGTGCAGCGCTTCATCTTCGAGTACGAATGCGCGCTGGCCGGGGCGCCGCGCATCGTGCCGTTCGGTGTGCACATGTTGGGGCCGGTGCTGATCCGCTACGGTACGGAGGCGCAAAAGCGCCACTGGCTGCCGCGCATCCTGGACGGCCGCGACTGGTGGTGTCAGGGGTACTCCGAGCCCGGGGCGGGTTCGGATCTGGCGTCGCTCACGACCACCGCGGTGCGTGACGGTGACCACTACGTCGTCAACGGCCAGAAGACGTGGACGACGCTCGGGCACTACGCGAACCGGATGTTCGCGCTGGTGCGCACGGACCGCGACGCCAAGCCGCAGGAGGGGATCAGCTTCCTGCTCATCGACCTGGACAGCCCGGGTGTCGAGGTGCGGCCGATCATCACGCTGGACGGCGAGCACGAGGTCAACGAGGTCTTCCTGACGAGTGTGCGGGTGCCGCTGGACCGGCTCGTGGGACAGGAGAACCAGGGCTGGACGATCGCCAAATACCTGTTGACGTACGAGCGCACCAACATCGCGGGGGTGGGGTTTTCGGTGGCGGGGCTGGAGCGGCTCAAGGTCGTCGCGCGCCGGGTGCACAAGGGCGGCCGGCCGCTGATCGAGGACCCGTTGTTTGCCGCGCGGCTGGCGCGGGTGGAGATCGCCCTGGAAAACCTCAAGACCACCAATTTGCGCGTGCTGGCGTCGGTGGCGGGCGGCGGCGCACCGGGCGCGGAGAGTTCGCTGCTGAAGGTGCTCGGGACGCAGATCCGGCAGGAAATTCTGAGCCTGACGCGGCGGGCCATGGGGCCGTATGCGCTGCCGTGGATCGAGGAGGCGCTGACGCTGGAACGCGCGGACGCCGCCGTGGGGCCCCCGGGGGCGGCGAGCGCCGCGGCGCAGTACTTCAACTACCGCAAGCTGTCGATCTTCGGCGGCTCCAACGAAATCCAGAAAAACATCATCGCCAAGGCGGTGCTCGGGCTGTGA
- a CDS encoding DUF6279 family lipoprotein, translating into MHVAENGWWTGVSPHRWQAVGRWLGAGVLALAVAGCSVVGLAYQQLPTVLMWRLDSLWDLQGDQRVGVDEAVRRWHAWHRREQLPAVAALLQRWQALAAGTPDAATVCREADAVRALLREATDRTVDDLARWLPTLTDAQLAHWRARLDDADAEWRRDWGQSDIDRGLRLRRTRERLEMFYGRLDDEQRRWLRERLRAVEVRPELAWAERQRRQADWLETARRLRGLPTAQAAADVRALWARTWRSPDATLAAYQDAAWFAGCAWLADWHARATPAQRARAVAQLQTYEREVRALMENGVSNGSLLGTTNRP; encoded by the coding sequence ATGCACGTCGCGGAAAACGGGTGGTGGACGGGGGTCTCCCCGCATCGGTGGCAGGCGGTGGGCCGCTGGCTGGGCGCCGGCGTACTGGCGCTGGCCGTGGCCGGCTGCAGCGTGGTCGGGCTGGCCTACCAGCAGTTGCCCACGGTGCTGATGTGGCGGCTGGACAGCCTGTGGGATCTGCAGGGCGATCAACGCGTGGGCGTGGACGAGGCCGTGCGGCGCTGGCACGCGTGGCACCGGCGCGAGCAGTTGCCCGCGGTCGCCGCCCTGCTGCAGCGCTGGCAGGCCCTGGCGGCCGGTACCCCCGACGCGGCGACGGTTTGCCGCGAGGCCGACGCGGTGCGGGCGCTGCTGCGGGAGGCGACCGACCGCACGGTGGACGATCTCGCGCGCTGGCTGCCGACGCTGACCGACGCGCAACTGGCTCACTGGCGCGCGCGGCTGGACGATGCCGACGCCGAGTGGCGGCGCGACTGGGGGCAGAGCGATATCGACCGGGGGTTACGGCTGCGGCGCACGCGGGAGCGGCTGGAGATGTTTTACGGCCGCCTCGACGACGAGCAGCGCCGCTGGCTGCGCGAGCGGCTGCGCGCCGTGGAGGTCCGGCCGGAACTGGCGTGGGCGGAGCGCCAGCGCCGGCAGGCGGACTGGCTGGAGACGGCGCGCCGCCTGCGGGGGCTGCCCACGGCCCAGGCCGCGGCGGACGTGCGCGCCCTGTGGGCGCGCACCTGGCGCTCGCCCGATGCGACGCTCGCCGCATATCAGGATGCGGCGTGGTTCGCGGGCTGTGCGTGGCTGGCCGACTGGCACGCCCGTGCAACGCCGGCGCAGCGCGCCCGCGCCGTGGCGCAGTTGCAGACGTATGAGCGTGAGGTCCGGGCGCTGATGGAGAACGGCGTGTCCAACGGCAGCCTCCTGGGCACCACCAACCGACCATGA
- the flgK gene encoding flagellar hook-associated protein FlgK translates to MSALNIATRALTTNQAVLQVIGHNIANVNTEGYTRQRAELQAVAGQRLGSGYFGKGVQIETVARVGYDAFLTREANGTRSTAAADAIRAEYLRSVESLFPTGDGGLGQVLNDALNAWVDVANAPDDTTARQVVLSRFDALATRVRDTMARLDEITQGARVQAGEIAGEVNRLALAIAQVNESIARVAGSGVPPNDLLDQRDHLIAQLNEKIQVTTLAADDGTLSVFVAGSLPLVLGNQAARLEVARATVDSDRQIQLQFVQGATRYDIPREFVGGGQLRGLLDFINRDVVQTQAELGRVALATAEVLNRQQRSGLNALGAPGTDLLTYAPAGLQAKPGSENTSTATMTLTVADPAALRATDYDITYTSGTNVQIRRSSDGWFWNGTAWQPSAATLGTLPAQLDGLTLSISGTPAAGDRFYIRAGADAASSLHMPLASPAELAAANRVQLALGTPNNGNATIEAVSAHINSGSWAMPALPAALTFTAPNQFALAGFTPASVTYTPGEPMEFTYTSGGNSVTVRLTLRGQPQNGDVFQLQAAPTSGAALVVNGGNASAMLALRDDVLFDGTTPLSDGYLAVFSGLAARINEAQTRATFTRAQATDAEQRRANLAGVNLDEEAARLLQFQQAYQASAKYLQTVQSVFDTLLATFR, encoded by the coding sequence ATGAGCGCGCTCAACATCGCCACCCGGGCCCTCACCACCAACCAGGCGGTGCTGCAGGTCATTGGCCACAACATCGCCAACGTCAACACCGAAGGCTACACCCGCCAGCGTGCCGAGCTGCAGGCCGTCGCCGGACAACGCTTGGGCAGCGGCTACTTCGGCAAAGGCGTACAAATCGAGACCGTGGCGCGCGTCGGTTATGACGCTTTTCTTACGCGTGAGGCCAACGGCACCCGCTCCACCGCCGCCGCGGACGCGATCCGCGCCGAGTACCTGCGCAGCGTCGAGTCGCTGTTCCCGACGGGCGATGGCGGGCTGGGGCAGGTGCTCAACGACGCGCTCAACGCCTGGGTCGATGTCGCCAACGCCCCTGACGACACCACCGCGCGGCAGGTGGTGCTCAGCCGCTTCGACGCGCTGGCCACGCGTGTGCGCGACACGATGGCGCGGCTCGATGAGATTACCCAAGGGGCGCGCGTGCAAGCCGGCGAAATCGCGGGCGAGGTCAACCGTTTGGCCCTAGCAATTGCACAGGTCAACGAATCGATCGCGCGCGTTGCCGGCAGTGGCGTGCCGCCCAACGATTTGCTCGATCAGCGTGATCACCTCATCGCGCAGCTCAACGAAAAAATTCAGGTCACCACATTGGCGGCGGATGACGGCACGTTGTCGGTGTTTGTCGCGGGGAGCCTGCCGCTGGTGTTGGGCAATCAGGCAGCGCGGCTGGAGGTGGCTCGCGCCACTGTCGACAGCGACCGGCAAATCCAGCTGCAATTCGTTCAAGGGGCGACGCGGTACGATATCCCGCGCGAATTCGTCGGTGGCGGGCAGTTGCGGGGTTTGTTGGATTTCATCAACCGCGACGTCGTACAAACCCAAGCCGAGCTCGGGCGTGTGGCCTTGGCGACCGCCGAGGTCCTCAACCGCCAGCAGCGCAGCGGGCTCAATGCTTTGGGGGCTCCCGGCACCGATCTGTTGACGTATGCGCCTGCCGGCTTGCAGGCCAAGCCCGGCAGCGAAAACACCAGCACTGCAACGATGACCCTGACGGTGGCCGATCCAGCGGCGTTGCGCGCCACCGATTACGACATTACCTACACCAGCGGCACCAATGTACAGATCCGGCGCAGCAGCGATGGTTGGTTTTGGAACGGTACCGCGTGGCAACCCAGTGCGGCGACGCTGGGTACATTGCCCGCCCAACTGGATGGCCTGACGCTGAGCATCAGCGGCACCCCCGCGGCAGGTGACCGGTTTTACATTCGTGCCGGGGCCGATGCCGCCAGCAGCCTGCACATGCCGCTTGCCAGCCCCGCGGAGCTCGCCGCGGCCAACCGCGTGCAACTGGCGCTGGGGACGCCCAACAACGGCAACGCCACCATCGAGGCGGTCTCCGCCCACATCAACAGCGGCAGCTGGGCAATGCCTGCGTTGCCCGCGGCGCTGACATTTACCGCACCCAACCAATTTGCACTGGCTGGTTTTACGCCGGCATCGGTTACCTACACGCCGGGCGAGCCCATGGAATTTACGTATACGTCGGGCGGCAACTCGGTGACCGTGCGGCTCACCCTGCGGGGCCAGCCGCAAAATGGCGACGTCTTTCAGTTGCAGGCGGCCCCCACCAGTGGCGCGGCCTTGGTTGTCAATGGCGGCAACGCCAGCGCGATGCTGGCGCTGCGCGATGACGTGTTGTTCGACGGCACCACGCCGCTGTCCGATGGCTACTTGGCGGTGTTTTCGGGACTGGCGGCGCGCATCAACGAAGCGCAAACGCGAGCGACGTTTACGCGGGCGCAAGCGACGGACGCCGAGCAGCGCCGCGCCAATCTCGCTGGCGTCAACCTCGACGAGGAAGCCGCGCGGTTGCTGCAGTTCCAGCAGGCTTATCAAGCGTCGGCCAAGTATTTGCAAACGGTGCAGTCGGTCTTCGACACGCTGCTTGCCACCTTCCGTTGA
- the groES gene encoding co-chaperone GroES — translation MKLRPLADRVIVKRLENETKTASGIVIPDNAAEKPDQGEVLAVGPGKTNDKGETKPLSVKVGDRVLFGKYSGQTVKVDGEELLVMKEDDLFAVIEK, via the coding sequence ATGAAACTTCGTCCTCTCGCCGATCGCGTGATCGTCAAGCGTCTGGAAAACGAGACCAAGACCGCCTCGGGCATCGTGATCCCGGACAACGCGGCCGAGAAGCCCGATCAAGGCGAAGTGCTGGCTGTCGGTCCCGGCAAGACCAACGACAAGGGCGAAACCAAGCCGCTGAGCGTCAAGGTCGGTGACCGTGTGCTGTTCGGCAAGTACAGCGGCCAGACCGTCAAGGTCGACGGCGAAGAGCTGCTGGTCATGAAGGAAGACGACCTGTTCGCCGTCATCGAGAAGTGA
- the flgJ gene encoding flagellar assembly peptidoglycan hydrolase FlgJ, translated as MNAANAVTAATQRGLAADAKTLDALNGLAGRDPKAALKETARQFEALFMRELLKSMRDATMKSGLMDNDASELGMDLLDEQWAVKMTGLPGGLAEMIERQLQRQMAHADGAAGGRAAAAAPSTPSSAVEAPVPKPTPAQVSFIQQHRVAAQQVARESGIPAAFMIGQAAHETGWGRSEIRLPDGRNSHNLFGIKAGPGWTGKVAEVTTTEYVDGQPRKVVQRFRAYDSYADAFRDYARLITGSPRYQAVVRNLHSAQAFAQQLQQAGYATDPQYATKLSRVINTTLQLQRALA; from the coding sequence ATGAACGCCGCCAACGCCGTGACCGCCGCCACGCAGCGTGGGCTCGCCGCCGACGCCAAGACGCTCGATGCGCTCAACGGCCTCGCGGGGCGCGACCCGAAGGCGGCGCTGAAAGAAACCGCCCGTCAGTTCGAGGCGCTGTTCATGCGCGAGCTGCTCAAGTCCATGCGCGACGCGACGATGAAAAGCGGCCTGATGGACAACGACGCGAGCGAACTGGGGATGGACCTGCTGGACGAGCAGTGGGCCGTGAAGATGACCGGGCTGCCCGGCGGGCTGGCCGAGATGATCGAGCGCCAGTTGCAGCGCCAGATGGCACACGCCGACGGTGCCGCGGGCGGGCGGGCGGCGGCAGCGGCCCCGTCGACGCCGTCGTCGGCGGTGGAGGCACCCGTGCCCAAACCGACCCCGGCGCAGGTGTCGTTCATCCAGCAACACCGCGTCGCGGCGCAGCAGGTGGCGCGCGAGAGCGGCATTCCCGCCGCGTTCATGATCGGGCAGGCGGCGCACGAGACCGGCTGGGGCCGCAGCGAGATCCGGCTGCCCGACGGGCGCAACTCACACAACCTGTTCGGCATCAAGGCGGGGCCGGGCTGGACGGGAAAGGTCGCGGAAGTCACCACCACCGAGTACGTGGACGGCCAGCCGCGCAAGGTGGTGCAGCGCTTTCGTGCCTACGACAGCTATGCCGACGCGTTTCGCGACTATGCGCGCCTGATCACCGGCAGCCCGCGCTACCAGGCGGTGGTGCGCAACCTGCATTCGGCGCAGGCCTTCGCACAGCAGCTGCAGCAGGCCGGCTATGCGACCGACCCGCAGTACGCGACCAAGCTCAGCCGCGTCATCAACACCACGCTGCAGCTGCAGCGGGCGCTCGCCTGA
- the groL gene encoding chaperonin GroEL (60 kDa chaperone family; promotes refolding of misfolded polypeptides especially under stressful conditions; forms two stacked rings of heptamers to form a barrel-shaped 14mer; ends can be capped by GroES; misfolded proteins enter the barrel where they are refolded when GroES binds), producing the protein MAAKDVVFGADARARMVEGVNILANAVKVTLGPKGRNVVLERSFGAPTVTKDGVSVAKEIELKDKLQNMGAQMVKEVASKTSDNAGDGTTTATVLAQAIVREGMKYVAAGMNPMDLKRGIDKAVEALVAELKKISKPTTTSKEIAQVGAISANSDESIGQIIAEAMDKVGKEGVITVEDGKSLQNELDVVEGMQFDRGYLSPYFINNPDKQVCVLENPYVLLHDKKISNIRDLLPALEQVAKAGRPLLIIAEDVEGEALATLVVNTIRGILKVCAVKAPGFGDRRKAMLEDIAILTGGKVIAEEVGLTLEKVTLADLGQAKRVEVAKENTTIIDGAGKAEDIEARVKQIRVQIEEATSDYDREKLQERVAKLAGGVAVIKVGAATEVEMKEKKARVEDALHATRAAVEEGIVPGGGVALLRARQAVGTLKGANADQDAGIQLVMKAVEAPLREIVANAGGEPSVVINKVLEGKGNFGFNAANDTYGDMIEMGILDPTKVTRTALQNAASVAGLMLTTECMVAEAPKAEAKPAAGGGMGGMDMDM; encoded by the coding sequence ATGGCAGCAAAAGACGTCGTTTTTGGCGCTGACGCGCGCGCCCGCATGGTCGAAGGCGTCAACATCCTGGCCAATGCCGTCAAGGTGACCCTGGGCCCGAAGGGCCGCAACGTGGTGCTGGAGCGCTCGTTCGGTGCCCCCACCGTGACCAAGGACGGTGTGTCCGTGGCCAAGGAAATCGAGCTCAAGGACAAGCTCCAGAACATGGGCGCCCAGATGGTCAAGGAAGTGGCGTCCAAGACCAGCGACAACGCCGGTGACGGTACCACCACCGCGACCGTGCTGGCGCAGGCGATCGTGCGCGAAGGCATGAAGTACGTCGCCGCCGGCATGAACCCGATGGACCTCAAGCGCGGTATCGACAAGGCGGTCGAAGCGCTGGTGGCCGAGCTGAAGAAGATCAGCAAGCCCACCACCACCAGCAAGGAAATCGCCCAGGTCGGCGCCATCTCCGCCAACAGCGACGAGTCGATCGGCCAGATCATCGCCGAAGCGATGGACAAGGTCGGCAAGGAAGGCGTGATCACCGTCGAGGACGGCAAGAGCCTGCAAAACGAGCTGGATGTCGTCGAGGGCATGCAGTTCGACCGCGGCTACCTGTCGCCGTACTTCATCAACAACCCGGACAAGCAGGTCTGCGTGCTGGAGAACCCGTACGTCCTGCTGCACGATAAGAAGATCAGCAACATCCGTGACCTGCTGCCGGCGCTGGAGCAAGTGGCCAAGGCGGGCCGTCCGCTGCTGATCATCGCCGAAGACGTCGAAGGCGAAGCGCTGGCCACCCTGGTGGTCAACACCATCCGCGGCATCCTGAAGGTGTGCGCGGTCAAGGCCCCGGGCTTTGGCGATCGCCGCAAGGCCATGCTGGAGGACATCGCGATCCTGACCGGCGGCAAGGTCATCGCCGAGGAAGTCGGCCTGACGCTGGAGAAGGTGACGCTGGCCGACCTCGGTCAAGCCAAGCGCGTCGAAGTGGCCAAGGAAAACACCACCATCATCGACGGTGCTGGCAAGGCCGAGGACATCGAAGCGCGCGTCAAGCAAATCCGCGTGCAGATCGAAGAGGCCACCAGCGACTATGACCGTGAGAAGCTGCAAGAGCGCGTGGCGAAGCTCGCCGGCGGTGTGGCGGTGATCAAGGTCGGCGCCGCGACCGAAGTCGAAATGAAGGAGAAGAAGGCCCGCGTCGAAGACGCGCTGCACGCCACCCGTGCGGCCGTCGAAGAAGGCATCGTTCCTGGCGGTGGCGTGGCGCTGCTGCGTGCGCGTCAGGCGGTCGGCACGCTCAAGGGTGCCAACGCCGACCAGGACGCGGGCATCCAGCTCGTCATGAAGGCCGTCGAAGCCCCGCTGCGTGAGATCGTGGCCAACGCCGGCGGCGAGCCCTCGGTCGTGATCAACAAGGTGCTCGAAGGCAAGGGCAACTTTGGCTTCAACGCCGCCAACGACACCTACGGCGACATGATCGAGATGGGCATCCTGGACCCGACCAAGGTGACCCGCACCGCGCTGCAAAACGCCGCGTCGGTGGCCGGCCTGATGCTGACGACCGAGTGCATGGTCGCCGAAGCGCCGAAGGCCGAAGCCAAGCCGGCCGCGGGTGGCGGCATGGGCGGCATGGACATGGACATGTGA
- a CDS encoding acyl-CoA dehydrogenase family protein produces MDFRLTDDQRMLAESLDRYLAQRYPITRRHAAAASALGFDAEVWAGLVELGAVAALLPEAAGGLGGGGFDITTVFESAGRALLIEPLRGALVVGQILARADHPDRVAAWLARVAAGAVVAFAHEEPDAHYEPWHVATTAQRDAHGWVLDGHKAVVAHAAAADGWLVSARLAGGVRDAAGIGLFWVPRDALGVTVQPYPRIDGGGAADLRFTTAQVPAEALVVGPARASEVLAHGLACATLSLCAEALGAMEVALQQTRDYLQTRRQFGRPIGSFQALQHRVVDLWMAVAQARSAVINAAAAFDGGDALERDRLIAAAKATIGHTGTHVAEECIQLHGGIGMTWELPLAHYAKRLVMIDHEYGDEDHHLARFIALSRLREASA; encoded by the coding sequence ATGGACTTTCGGCTGACCGACGACCAGCGCATGCTGGCGGAGTCGCTGGACCGCTATCTCGCGCAGCGCTACCCCATCACACGCCGGCACGCGGCAGCGGCGAGCGCGCTGGGCTTCGATGCCGAAGTGTGGGCCGGCCTGGTGGAGCTGGGGGCCGTGGCCGCGCTGCTGCCGGAAGCCGCCGGGGGGCTCGGGGGCGGCGGGTTCGACATCACGACGGTGTTCGAGAGCGCCGGGCGGGCGCTGCTGATCGAGCCGCTGCGCGGGGCGCTGGTGGTGGGGCAGATCCTGGCCCGGGCCGATCACCCGGATCGCGTGGCCGCATGGTTGGCGCGCGTGGCGGCGGGCGCCGTCGTGGCATTCGCGCACGAGGAGCCGGACGCCCACTACGAGCCCTGGCATGTGGCGACGACGGCGCAGCGCGATGCCCACGGCTGGGTACTCGATGGGCACAAGGCCGTGGTGGCGCACGCCGCGGCGGCGGACGGCTGGCTGGTGAGCGCGCGTCTGGCCGGTGGCGTGCGCGATGCGGCGGGGATCGGGCTGTTTTGGGTGCCGCGCGATGCGCTCGGGGTCACGGTGCAGCCATACCCGCGCATCGACGGCGGCGGCGCAGCGGACCTGCGGTTCACGACCGCGCAGGTGCCGGCGGAAGCCCTCGTCGTCGGGCCGGCGCGGGCGTCGGAGGTGCTGGCGCATGGGCTGGCCTGCGCGACGCTGAGCCTGTGCGCCGAAGCCCTCGGGGCGATGGAGGTCGCACTGCAGCAGACGCGCGACTACCTGCAGACGCGGCGCCAGTTCGGCCGGCCCATCGGCAGCTTCCAGGCGCTGCAACACCGGGTGGTGGACCTGTGGATGGCCGTGGCGCAGGCGCGCTCGGCCGTCATCAACGCGGCCGCCGCGTTCGACGGCGGCGACGCGCTCGAACGGGACCGCCTGATCGCCGCGGCCAAAGCGACGATCGGCCACACCGGCACCCACGTGGCGGAGGAGTGCATCCAGCTCCACGGCGGCATCGGCATGACGTGGGAGCTGCCGTTGGCGCACTACGCCAAGCGGCTCGTGATGATCGATCACGAATACGGCGACGAGGACCACCACCTGGCGCGTTTCATCGCGCTGAGTCGGCTGCGCGAGGCGAGCGCCTGA